Proteins from one Holophagales bacterium genomic window:
- a CDS encoding right-handed parallel beta-helix repeat-containing protein: MTGDVLVEGGSSPVLTIEPGVTVKFASGTGLFVGYGDTGGLQAVGTSAHPITFTSNDANPASGSWRCIGFSSLALPTSHLAHATVTWAGSYENTGIYIDRSSPTLENLIVTNSSGTGITVTGAGASPTISSTSLMDNSGVGLNLTDSATASLTGLTTTGNGGFAISQDPGITLSAASGLVAQGNGVDAIELRNGFVATTTTWKKTELPYVSTGYLLVADASSPVLTIEPGVTVKFASETGLFVGWGGPGGLHAVGTPASPITFTSSDANPSPGLWRCIHFTNNALSTSRLAYATVTWAGSYENAGVYVDGSSPAIDNVTISHSSGAGITVTGAEANPTLSSATLTNNATAGISIEGGSPFVTGSLIQANARTGIVVIGGNPVIQATTVSGTTAGDGWSGNGIDLRGGSASVNLSTISGNAAAGVSAGGGAGHVVQNCVFSGNAGGAMNDIPANRVIARLNYWDSASGPSGQGFGSGQPVSSGVIFDPWLTAPPNLSEYVAGLLLVGPRFNPLAAPARWNLSSSTSGTWTLSIRDPGQNLIRTLGSTGTPTTLSWDGKDGGGTLQPDATYTYLLEIVSGLGAVAAPASGRLYLDTSMDVSIASPGATETLSNVYSSGQLAFPVSGTVALQSLTEWILEYGSGGTPSSWTSLASGTNQVADATFAIWDTAPLSNGPYTIRLTAFDSLDNPVEVCIHPTVGHFSVSSDRWEFDPRASETVSYTSIVPFPLSLWLYTKNSAGQTIRTLTNAQRDAGTYTEAWDGRNDGSALVPDGLYSVIAEVTDGTHSLTYDLSADFVDLGAPYGLDGLTIPSYDPFAGSPMTLTYKPWAPGRVTVIFSTTPRSQGAIVGSCTTPTEFCILDREFRSSQSQTITWSGVDLTGRYRSDARQVAIFIESNQFPKNGVVVYGSPIAISNMSLSPARVRPGIDNLQIDFDLALSSGDTATVAIAFVNQESLSPLRTITLTGRSAGHHTATWDGLADNGSRVAEGNYLVDVSATDSSGNKRSAQLLTVLQY; encoded by the coding sequence GTGACAGGCGACGTCCTCGTCGAGGGCGGATCGAGCCCGGTCCTGACGATCGAGCCGGGGGTGACCGTGAAGTTCGCGTCGGGAACGGGGCTCTTTGTCGGGTACGGTGACACTGGTGGGCTCCAGGCTGTCGGTACGTCGGCGCACCCGATCACCTTTACCTCCAACGACGCGAACCCAGCGAGCGGGTCCTGGCGATGCATCGGATTCTCGAGCCTCGCACTCCCGACGAGCCACCTCGCCCATGCGACCGTGACCTGGGCGGGGTCGTACGAGAACACAGGCATCTACATAGACCGCTCCTCCCCGACCCTCGAGAACCTCATAGTCACGAACTCCTCCGGGACCGGAATCACCGTCACCGGAGCCGGAGCCAGCCCGACCATTTCGAGCACGAGCCTGATGGACAACTCGGGGGTGGGGCTCAATCTCACGGATTCCGCTACGGCGAGCCTGACCGGGCTGACGACGACGGGCAACGGAGGATTCGCCATCTCGCAGGATCCCGGTATCACGCTCTCGGCCGCCTCTGGCCTCGTCGCCCAGGGGAACGGCGTGGATGCCATCGAGCTTAGGAACGGGTTCGTTGCCACGACCACGACGTGGAAGAAGACCGAGCTTCCTTACGTTTCGACGGGGTACTTGCTCGTCGCAGACGCGTCGAGCCCGGTCCTGACGATCGAGCCCGGCGTGACCGTGAAGTTCGCGTCGGAGACGGGGCTCTTCGTCGGGTGGGGCGGCCCCGGCGGGCTGCATGCCGTCGGAACGCCCGCAAGCCCGATCACCTTCACCTCCAGCGACGCGAACCCCTCGCCCGGGTTATGGAGGTGTATCCACTTCACGAACAACGCCCTCTCCACGAGCCGCCTCGCCTACGCGACCGTGACCTGGGCGGGGTCGTACGAGAACGCCGGCGTCTACGTCGACGGCTCCTCTCCAGCCATCGACAATGTGACGATCTCGCACTCCTCCGGGGCCGGCATCACCGTCACCGGGGCCGAAGCCAACCCGACTCTCTCGAGCGCGACCCTCACGAACAACGCTACTGCCGGAATCTCGATTGAGGGAGGATCCCCCTTCGTTACCGGCTCGCTGATACAAGCCAACGCCAGAACGGGAATCGTCGTGATCGGAGGGAATCCCGTCATCCAGGCGACGACCGTATCCGGAACCACGGCAGGGGATGGCTGGTCCGGGAATGGAATTGACCTTCGTGGGGGGTCCGCTTCAGTCAACCTCTCCACGATCTCGGGGAACGCCGCCGCGGGCGTATCCGCGGGCGGAGGGGCCGGGCACGTCGTCCAGAACTGCGTCTTCTCTGGGAATGCGGGCGGCGCGATGAACGACATACCAGCCAACCGGGTCATCGCCCGCCTGAACTACTGGGATTCCGCCTCCGGCCCATCGGGCCAGGGATTCGGCTCGGGCCAGCCGGTTTCTTCCGGGGTCATCTTCGACCCCTGGCTCACGGCTCCGCCAAATCTCAGCGAGTACGTCGCGGGCCTCCTCCTTGTTGGACCGCGGTTCAACCCTCTCGCCGCACCCGCTCGCTGGAATCTATCCAGCAGCACCTCCGGCACGTGGACGCTCTCCATCCGGGATCCGGGCCAGAACCTGATCCGGACCCTCGGCTCGACCGGCACGCCGACGACTCTGTCCTGGGACGGGAAGGACGGCGGCGGCACCCTGCAGCCGGATGCGACCTACACATACCTCCTCGAGATCGTCTCCGGCCTGGGCGCCGTGGCCGCACCGGCGAGCGGACGCCTATACCTCGACACGTCGATGGACGTTTCAATAGCCTCTCCCGGCGCAACCGAGACCCTGTCGAACGTCTACTCGAGCGGACAGCTGGCGTTCCCCGTCTCCGGCACCGTGGCGCTTCAATCACTGACCGAATGGATCCTCGAGTACGGAAGCGGTGGGACGCCGTCATCGTGGACGAGCCTGGCGTCCGGCACGAATCAAGTCGCTGATGCGACGTTCGCAATCTGGGACACGGCTCCTCTCTCAAACGGGCCCTACACGATTCGACTCACGGCATTCGACTCGCTCGACAATCCGGTCGAGGTCTGCATCCATCCGACCGTCGGCCACTTCTCGGTATCGTCTGACAGATGGGAGTTCGATCCCCGGGCTTCGGAGACGGTTTCCTACACCTCGATCGTGCCTTTCCCGCTTTCATTGTGGCTCTATACAAAGAACAGCGCGGGCCAAACGATACGAACCCTGACGAATGCCCAGCGGGACGCGGGCACGTATACAGAAGCGTGGGACGGGCGGAACGACGGATCAGCCCTCGTACCGGACGGGCTCTACTCCGTCATCGCGGAAGTCACTGACGGAACCCACTCCCTGACCTACGATCTGTCAGCCGATTTCGTCGACCTCGGAGCTCCCTATGGACTGGACGGCTTGACGATCCCCAGTTACGACCCGTTTGCCGGCAGCCCCATGACCTTGACCTACAAGCCATGGGCCCCCGGTCGCGTCACCGTCATCTTCTCAACCACGCCTCGGAGCCAGGGAGCGATAGTTGGAAGCTGTACGACCCCAACGGAGTTCTGCATCCTCGATCGTGAGTTTCGGTCCTCACAGAGCCAGACGATCACCTGGAGCGGTGTGGATCTGACCGGTCGCTACCGGAGCGACGCTCGCCAAGTGGCGATCTTCATTGAAAGCAACCAGTTTCCGAAGAACGGCGTCGTCGTCTACGGCTCTCCCATAGCGATCTCCAACATGAGCCTGAGCCCGGCCCGGGTACGACCCGGCATCGACAACCTCCAGATCGATTTCGACCTGGCACTCTCTTCGGGCGACACTGCGACCGTCGCGATCGCCTTCGTGAATCAGGAATCGCTCTCGCCGCTTCGAACGATCACGCTGACTGGCCGCTCCGCCGGCCACCACACGGCTACGTGGGACGGCCTCGCAGACAACGGCAGCCGCGTTGCCGAGGGCAACTACCTCGTCGACGTGTCCGCGACAGACAGCTCGGGCAACAAGCGGTCGGCCCAGCTCCTGACCGTCTTACAGTACTGA